A single Phalacrocorax aristotelis chromosome 30, bGulAri2.1, whole genome shotgun sequence DNA region contains:
- the THAP8 gene encoding THAP domain-containing protein 8 produces MPKYCRAPHCSNAAGQPRPPARRLSFYKFPLQDAARLRQWLTQMRRENWVPTRHQHLCSDHFEPSCFQYRWGVRYLRPDAIPTIFPHSPLKQESPSTLPGVTQPKQPLPASSAELVTPGQPPLPEAAALEAVPVALEPGSTTPPLLGPPVEPGDVPEGVPSCATASPPPSPQAEDAAVKPPAAGPLHFNPAHTVPATTASKTILSSALRLPVISTVPIVSEAVTPAVTPGELSTEELVGVVLVLQRKVKVLQQRQRRHRARLEAMEGLVEQLRRESLLSSERLKLACLQPVPVTPDPAGAVTIICQEEEEEEVVYAVPPPVGTACSLGLEQP; encoded by the exons GTTCCCGCTGCAGGACGCGGCACGGCTACGACAATGGCTGACCCAGATGCGGCGGGAGAACTGGGTGCCCACCCGCCACCAGCACCTCTGCAGCGACCACTTCGAGCCCTCCTGCTTCCAGTACCGCTGGGGCGTGCGCTACCTGCGGCCCGATGCCATCCCCACCATCttcccccacagccccctg aaacaggAGAGTCCCAGCACACTGCCGGGTGTCACCCAGCCTAAGCAGCCCCTCCCAGCGAGCAGTGCAGAGCTGGTGACGCCAGGGCAGCCACCACTCCCCGAAGCCGCTGCGCTGGAAGCTGTGCCTGTCGCCCTGGAGCCTGGCTCGACCACGCCGCCGCTTCTTGGTCCCCCGGTGGAACCGGGAGACGTCCCTGAGGGTGTCCCCAGCTGCGCCACTGCATCGCCACCGCCATCCCCGCAGGCAGAGGACGCGGCCGTCAAACCGCCCGCTGCCGGCCCGCTGCATTTCAATCCCGCCCACACCGTGCCGGCCACTACCGCGTCCAAGACCATCCTTTCTTCAGCCCTGAGGCTCCCCGTCATCTCCACCGTCCCCATTGTGTCCGAGGCAGTGACACCGGCGGTGACGCCAGGCGAGCTGAGCACCGAGGAACTCGTTGGCGTCGTCTTGGTGCTACAGCGGAAGGTGAAGGTGTTGCAGCAGCGGCAACGGCGACACCGGGCCCGGCTGGAGGCCATGGAGGGGCTGGTGGAGCAGCTGCGCCGCGAAAGCCTCCTCTCCTCGGAGCGCCTCAAGCTG GCCTGTCTACAGCCGGTGCCGGTGACACCAGACCCTGCCGGTGCCGTCACCATCAtctgccaggaggaggaggaggaagaggtggtTTATGCCGTGCCACCACCAGTGGGAACAGCCTGCAGCCTCGGCCTGGAGCAGCCGTGA